The genome window GGACAAAATTTGGCAGCAAATGAGCAGGTAGAATTAAAAAAGCATTTTTTAAAAAAAATTGATGAGGTTATTTTAGTAGTTGAAGATAAAAAATTATCTAAAGACAGCAGAAATGGAAATATCATAAAGTGTTTAACACCGATGTTTGATTTTGAGCTTATGGCAAAACTTAGCTTAGGAAATAAGTGGAAGGAACTTTCAAAAGAGAATCAGGATAAGTTTGTTGCTCTTTATGTAGAGAGAATGAAACAGTCATATTCATCAAAAATAGATGCCTATAAAGATGAAAAAGTTGAAGTTAAAAAGATAGACCAATCGCAAGAGGGTAGAATTGCTTTTGTAACAGATCTTGTCAGTAAAGAGCAAAAACTTGAAATTGTCTATAAGTTTCATAAACCTAAAGAGAAGAGAAACGATAAAGACAGTTGGTTAATATATGATGTGGAAATTTTAGGAGTTAGCATACTTAAAACGGATATAGCTCAATTTAAAGAGTTTTTACAAACAAAAAGCATAACCGAACTAATTGATGCTTTATCTAAGCAATCATAGTTGTATTTATGGCTATTCTAGGCAATTTTTTAATGTTGTTTGCTTCTTAATATTTTAAATTTAAAAGGGTATAAGTGGCTATTTTTAGTAGTTGCTTGGACTTGAATTAAATTTTACGGTACAATTTTTTTTATTAAGCAACATTTTTCGAAATTTTGGTATACAATTCGTTTTATTTTTTAGGAAATTCATTGAAATACATTATAAGTTCATTACTATTAGCTTCACTGCTTCAAGTTTTCTTGTGGCTAAATAGCGACAAAAAGTTTATCTCTCCGCCTGATGCTGATAATATTATAGAATCTCTATCTTACGCGCCGTATAAAAAAAGCAATAATAAAGAGTTTCTTAGTGATGAGGAGATAGTACAAGACTTAACTCTGCTTAAACAATTTACGAACAAAGTTCGTCTCTATTCTGCCGAAGATTCACAAAGAGTAATGCCTGCAGTCAAAAAACTTGGAATGCAAGCACATATGGGTCTTTGGCTATCTCCCGTTGCAGAAAATAACGAAAAAGAGATTGCACTGGCAAAGAGTCTTATAGCAGCTTATCATGAGAATTTGGCATCCGTCATTGTCGGAAATGAGGTATTGCTTCGCGATGATTTATCACCTGAAGATTTAATTGTTTTTATTAAAGATTTTAAAGAATTTACTAATAATGTGGTTAAAGCCGATAGAGAATCTAAAGCTAAAGCCGCTAAAGAAGAAATTGCTAAAGAAAAAGATAGAAAAGCAAGAGCCGCAAAAGAAAAAGCCGCTAAAGAAAAAGCTGCCAAAGAAAAAGAACATAAAATATTGGTTACTACTGCAGAAATTTGGAATATGTGGTTATTATATCCGGATTTAGTTCAAGAAGTTGATGTTATCAATATACATATTCTTCCTTATTGGGAAAAAATAAAAGCCGAAAATTTTGAATCGTTTTTTAAAGAGATATACAAAAAAGTAAATGATGCATATAAAAATAAGCCTATATTCATCGGCGAGTTTGGATGGCCTAGTCAAGGATATAACAATCAAGGTTCCGTAGCAAGCCCCCAAAATCAAGCAACTATTATTAGAAGATTTTTAGTTTTAGCCAAAGAAGAGGGGTTTAGCTATAACCTTATTGAAGCGTTTGACCAACCTTGGAAAGGGGTTGACGAGGGTAGCGTAGGGCAATATTGGGGTGTTTTTGATGCAAATCGCCATCAGAAATTTGAGATGCAGGGAGAAGTTCTTGTAGAGCCGTATTGGTTTACGCAAATGGTAGTAGCTGCATTAATCGGTGCAATTTTTACTTTCTTTGGACTTAGAAATCAACATGTTAATTTCTTGCATGCTATGACTTACGGTTTGGCTGCACAAGGTATTTCTTTCGGTATCGTTATGTCTGCCGTCTATCCTTTTGTTCATTATATGAATTTTGGTAAATGGGTTATGTGGGGAATGGGCTCAATTCTCATGGTTCCTCTTACATTGATTACATTAGCTAAAGCAAATGAGCTCTTCAAATGTACAATCGGAAGACGACCTCAAAGACTTATTCCGCTTGATCTTAAATCAAATCATGTACCGTTTGTGAGTATACATGTGCCTGCCTATAAAGAGCAACCCGCTGTTTTAGAAGAGACGCTTATTGCACTGTCAAAACTTAATTACACAAATTATGAGGTGCTTGTTATTATTAACAATACGCCTGAAGATTACTATAAAGCGCCGATAAAAGCTTTAT of Sulfurimonas sp. contains these proteins:
- a CDS encoding ABC transporter substrate-binding protein is translated as MKKVYKNVMLMLFFIMAFGQNLAANEQVELKKHFLKKIDEVILVVEDKKLSKDSRNGNIIKCLTPMFDFELMAKLSLGNKWKELSKENQDKFVALYVERMKQSYSSKIDAYKDEKVEVKKIDQSQEGRIAFVTDLVSKEQKLEIVYKFHKPKEKRNDKDSWLIYDVEILGVSILKTDIAQFKEFLQTKSITELIDALSKQS
- a CDS encoding glycosyltransferase family 2 protein; this translates as MKYIISSLLLASLLQVFLWLNSDKKFISPPDADNIIESLSYAPYKKSNNKEFLSDEEIVQDLTLLKQFTNKVRLYSAEDSQRVMPAVKKLGMQAHMGLWLSPVAENNEKEIALAKSLIAAYHENLASVIVGNEVLLRDDLSPEDLIVFIKDFKEFTNNVVKADRESKAKAAKEEIAKEKDRKARAAKEKAAKEKAAKEKEHKILVTTAEIWNMWLLYPDLVQEVDVINIHILPYWEKIKAENFESFFKEIYKKVNDAYKNKPIFIGEFGWPSQGYNNQGSVASPQNQATIIRRFLVLAKEEGFSYNLIEAFDQPWKGVDEGSVGQYWGVFDANRHQKFEMQGEVLVEPYWFTQMVVAALIGAIFTFFGLRNQHVNFLHAMTYGLAAQGISFGIVMSAVYPFVHYMNFGKWVMWGMGSILMVPLTLITLAKANELFKCTIGRRPQRLIPLDLKSNHVPFVSIHVPAYKEQPAVLEETLIALSKLNYTNYEVLVIINNTPEDYYKAPIKALCEELGSRFVYLDIECTGFKAGALNKALDFTSPQSEILAVIDADYVISPNWLIDLVPIFDDPKVALVQAPQDHRDGNESLLKTAMNAEYAGFFDIGMVERNEENAIVAHGTMLLIRLSAFNEVGKWNTDTIVEDSELGLRLFEAGYMGHYTNRRYGFGLLPDTIEAFKNQRHRWAYGAIQILKKHWQHFKPSSETLTPAQKHHFITGWFFWLSDALGTVTSILNIIWVPVIIFVGVTIPTIALTVPILTAFIVNVIHSFVLYRTRVKANFYHSLLGAIAAMSLQLTIFKAVYDGFVKDRLPFKRTEKGGNSKKSLENPIKNEIILSVLLLGSFIALIMTNHQRIVEVYIFSLTLLVQSIPYISAIILRMIEISSYKKA